One Undibacter mobilis genomic region harbors:
- a CDS encoding TRAP transporter small permease yields the protein MNEDNIYWQRMLKVSGAMALIGFFGLLILAVMTTLDIGSRWLFGAPIHGVNDVSAIVLAVVIAACVPANLAAKQNITVEFLGNALGPRSKAFLDGFGGLFTLAFVAVMAWQFVPYAIEVTNSGQTTWVLKLPISPGWWIATALLLISVPVQFVIVLFDFSRAFCSRSDV from the coding sequence ATGAACGAGGACAACATCTATTGGCAGAGAATGCTCAAGGTTAGCGGCGCCATGGCGCTGATCGGCTTCTTCGGTCTCCTGATTCTTGCGGTGATGACGACGCTCGACATTGGCTCCCGATGGCTATTCGGAGCTCCGATCCATGGCGTCAACGACGTCAGCGCCATCGTGCTGGCCGTCGTCATCGCGGCTTGCGTTCCGGCCAATCTTGCGGCCAAGCAGAACATCACGGTTGAGTTTCTCGGTAATGCCTTAGGGCCGCGCAGTAAGGCATTTCTCGACGGTTTCGGGGGGCTGTTTACGCTGGCCTTCGTTGCCGTGATGGCCTGGCAGTTCGTCCCCTACGCCATCGAAGTCACGAACTCCGGGCAGACCACCTGGGTTCTGAAATTACCGATCTCGCCCGGCTGGTGGATCGCGACAGCGCTGCTGCTCATTAGCGTCCCGGTTCAGTTCGTGATCGTTCTGTTCGATTTCTCGCGCGCTTTCTGCTCGAGAAGCGACGTCTAG
- a CDS encoding GntR family transcriptional regulator, translating to MRIGLRPNTWIGPNTVRDPLDRTSMRVAAVAAPIRTQVAEMLRNAIISQRFEPNQRLVEKDLCEMLGVSRPSVREALRELEAEGLIRTVPNRGPVVAKLEVQEAIGIYQIRGVLEALAAKLFCQNATDAQIGELQVQAKRVEAAYKAGDIDAIISTKAAFYAVLLEGAQNPLIPNFLRLINARIIQLRRYSLSSKERMKASIHEIHEIMDAIKRRDEDAAFKASMQHIQAAAKAGIEKLSREAEQKLSEKAS from the coding sequence ATGCGGATAGGCTTGAGGCCAAATACCTGGATAGGACCAAACACGGTGCGTGATCCGTTAGACAGAACCTCAATGCGCGTCGCCGCCGTCGCCGCTCCCATTCGCACGCAGGTTGCGGAGATGCTGCGTAACGCCATTATCTCGCAGCGTTTCGAGCCCAATCAGCGCCTGGTCGAAAAAGACCTTTGCGAAATGCTGGGCGTGAGCAGGCCCTCTGTGCGCGAAGCTTTGCGCGAACTTGAGGCCGAGGGGTTGATCCGAACCGTGCCGAATCGCGGACCGGTCGTCGCCAAGCTTGAGGTGCAGGAGGCCATCGGCATTTACCAGATCCGGGGGGTGCTCGAGGCCCTCGCAGCGAAACTGTTCTGCCAGAATGCCACTGATGCCCAGATCGGCGAATTGCAGGTCCAAGCCAAGCGCGTCGAGGCTGCCTACAAGGCCGGCGATATCGACGCCATCATCAGCACCAAGGCCGCGTTCTACGCCGTGCTGCTGGAAGGCGCGCAAAATCCGCTCATTCCAAACTTCTTGCGGCTCATCAATGCCCGCATCATTCAGCTTCGCCGCTATTCGCTCTCGTCCAAGGAGCGAATGAAGGCAAGCATCCACGAGATCCATGAGATCATGGACGCCATCAAGCGCCGTGATGAAGACGCCGCCTTCAAGGCCTCGATGCAGCACATCCAGGCGGCGGCAAAAGCCGGAATCGAAAAGCTGTCTCGCGAAGCCGAACAGAAACTGAGCGAGAAGGCGTCGTAG
- a CDS encoding nuclear transport factor 2 family protein, whose product MTTSDRLDCMDLIQAWALYRDQGRWAELLDTFHPDGIISVTWFKGAFPDFVEASKRAAVRSTSLSKHQIGWPLVTLRGDRATAETSVTIHGRAALDGILVDNVSYGRFLDRLERRAGRWRLAERVAIYEKDRLDPVVPSEAFNRLMTQTDFSIYPEAYRFIAHRLVSTGRKLVSPIIVNASPEAEALYRRYGEWLTQA is encoded by the coding sequence ATGACGACATCCGACCGCCTGGACTGCATGGATCTGATCCAGGCCTGGGCTCTTTATCGTGATCAGGGGCGCTGGGCCGAACTGCTCGACACCTTCCACCCTGACGGAATAATTTCTGTCACCTGGTTCAAGGGCGCTTTTCCCGATTTCGTCGAAGCGTCGAAGCGCGCTGCCGTCCGATCAACATCGCTATCCAAGCACCAGATTGGCTGGCCGCTCGTCACGCTGCGGGGCGACCGCGCCACGGCTGAAACCAGCGTCACCATTCACGGACGCGCGGCGCTCGACGGCATCCTCGTCGACAACGTGTCCTACGGGCGCTTTCTCGATCGCCTGGAACGTCGGGCAGGTCGCTGGCGCCTCGCCGAACGCGTCGCAATCTACGAGAAGGACCGGCTCGATCCGGTCGTGCCGAGCGAGGCGTTCAACCGCCTCATGACGCAGACTGATTTCTCGATCTATCCGGAAGCCTATCGCTTCATTGCGCACCGTCTTGTGAGCACCGGCCGCAAGCTGGTGTCTCCGATCATCGTCAATGCCAGCCCCGAGGCCGAGGCGCTCTATCGACGCTATGGCGAATGGTTGACGCAGGCGTAG
- a CDS encoding bifunctional 3-(3-hydroxy-phenyl)propionate/3-hydroxycinnamic acid hydroxylase yields MTEIMHVPVVVVGAGPVGLTVANLLGQDGIDVVVLERNATTVDHPRAIVLDDEGARTLQAFGAADEFLPHTIEGDGARYFDDSGHCFGTVGAGPRTYGFAKRHFMYQPELEAELVKSLERFPSVDLRFGWNVTGINQDVSGVTIACMTPEGERTIRCDWLLACDGGRSPIRQWLGIEFVGSTYEQDWIVLDLKADPDLVNYSRFYCSSTRPAVSVPAPRGGRRYEFMLLDGEVGAEMLTDASIGRLIAPYREFRKEDIIRRAIYTFHARIASRMRQGRALLLGDAAHLTPPFAGQGMNAGLRDAHNVAWKLSMLVRGLADASVLDSYDEERRKPAWAMIQLAVAMGQLVMPKGADQIALRGMLLRMLEAFPGAQDYFLQMKFKPAPRYDSGLFVDIDRQPYEASLVGQMMPQPVVKTAAGKTVRFDEILGPGFALIAQNEKDAAAIARLTHPLWQQLKPALIYLAGADKEISGVGPIIPVVTSDGFSRPLRTHRDQIVLVRPDRYVAGAFFADDEFNFADRFQQLLQNRVMERMSA; encoded by the coding sequence ATGACCGAGATCATGCATGTGCCCGTTGTCGTCGTCGGAGCAGGACCGGTCGGTCTGACGGTTGCGAATCTGCTCGGTCAGGACGGCATTGATGTTGTCGTGCTCGAACGCAACGCGACTACGGTCGATCATCCGCGTGCCATCGTCCTAGATGACGAAGGCGCACGCACGCTGCAAGCCTTCGGCGCGGCTGACGAATTTTTGCCTCATACGATCGAAGGCGACGGCGCGCGCTATTTCGACGATAGTGGCCATTGCTTTGGCACGGTTGGCGCCGGACCACGGACTTACGGGTTCGCCAAGCGCCATTTCATGTATCAGCCGGAACTGGAGGCGGAACTCGTCAAGAGCCTTGAGCGATTTCCGAGCGTCGACTTGCGTTTTGGCTGGAATGTAACCGGCATTAACCAGGACGTCTCCGGTGTAACGATTGCCTGCATGACGCCGGAGGGCGAAAGGACCATTCGTTGTGACTGGTTGCTAGCCTGCGATGGCGGCCGCAGTCCCATCCGCCAGTGGCTCGGGATCGAGTTCGTCGGTTCGACCTATGAGCAGGACTGGATCGTTCTCGATCTGAAGGCGGACCCCGATCTCGTCAATTACTCGCGCTTCTATTGCAGTTCGACCCGCCCTGCGGTCAGCGTGCCGGCGCCCCGAGGCGGTCGGCGTTACGAGTTCATGCTGCTCGACGGCGAAGTCGGCGCCGAGATGCTGACTGACGCATCGATCGGACGCCTGATTGCGCCCTATCGTGAGTTTCGCAAGGAAGATATCATCCGCCGAGCCATTTATACCTTTCACGCGCGTATTGCCTCACGCATGCGGCAGGGCCGCGCGCTACTGCTCGGCGATGCGGCTCATTTAACGCCGCCTTTCGCCGGCCAAGGTATGAATGCTGGCCTTCGTGACGCGCATAATGTCGCCTGGAAACTGAGCATGCTGGTAAGGGGGTTAGCCGATGCCTCCGTGCTCGACAGTTACGACGAAGAACGCCGTAAGCCGGCCTGGGCGATGATTCAACTTGCGGTCGCGATGGGACAACTCGTGATGCCGAAAGGCGCTGACCAGATCGCATTACGCGGGATGCTGCTGAGGATGCTCGAAGCGTTCCCGGGCGCCCAGGACTATTTCCTGCAGATGAAGTTCAAGCCAGCGCCGCGCTACGACAGCGGCCTGTTTGTCGATATTGACCGACAACCTTACGAAGCTTCGCTGGTGGGGCAGATGATGCCGCAGCCGGTGGTAAAGACGGCCGCCGGAAAGACAGTACGCTTTGATGAGATCCTGGGCCCGGGCTTTGCACTCATCGCCCAGAACGAGAAAGATGCCGCCGCGATCGCCCGATTGACGCATCCGCTTTGGCAGCAGCTCAAGCCGGCCCTCATTTATCTGGCCGGTGCGGACAAGGAAATATCCGGCGTCGGGCCGATCATCCCCGTCGTGACATCGGACGGTTTTTCCCGCCCGCTACGTACGCACCGCGACCAGATCGTCCTGGTCAGGCCGGACCGCTACGTCGCAGGCGCATTCTTCGCAGATGATGAATTCAATTTTGCCGACCGCTTCCAGCAGCTTCTGCAAAACAGAGTGATGGAACGCATGTCGGCCTAA
- a CDS encoding TRAP transporter large permease, whose translation MRMSDPLVLAGLGFVAMFVLMAVHVPIGIAMGIVGAGGFAILVGVKPALSLLASEPASVFTNLDLAVIPMFLLMGSLAAAAGLASDVYKLAYAFIGHRRGGLALATIGGCGGFGAVCGSAIATTATFGRVALPEMLERGYSPALATGVVAAGGTLGIIVPPSSIMVIYAILSEQFIVDLFVAAIIPAIMAISFYMFAVMAYVYFINPNGGPPGPRVPWPERWQVIKANWGVLLLGTVVLGGIYSGIFTVNEAAAVGVTIALLFAIGRKRLTWRSFLSVLAEASATTLMIYIMIVGASIFSYFMSVTHAPQRLIEAVGALQLSGVLVVSILLLLYLILGAIFDEVAAMVVTLPFVLPLIKHFNYDLVWWGIINVTVVEIGLLAPPIGLSVFVVHGMRKDIPLGTIYAGITPFLIADVLRLALLVMFPALALYTVQLLK comes from the coding sequence ATGCGCATGTCGGATCCACTTGTATTGGCGGGCTTGGGCTTCGTCGCCATGTTCGTTCTGATGGCGGTGCACGTGCCGATTGGCATTGCTATGGGAATCGTCGGTGCGGGCGGCTTTGCCATATTGGTCGGCGTCAAACCGGCTCTGTCTCTCCTGGCCAGCGAGCCAGCGAGCGTCTTTACGAATCTCGACCTCGCCGTCATTCCGATGTTCCTGCTGATGGGCAGTCTCGCGGCAGCGGCAGGTCTGGCTTCCGATGTCTATAAACTTGCCTATGCGTTTATCGGTCATCGTCGCGGCGGACTGGCTCTGGCTACGATCGGTGGTTGCGGCGGTTTCGGAGCGGTGTGTGGTTCGGCAATTGCCACAACGGCGACTTTCGGTCGCGTTGCTTTGCCAGAGATGTTGGAACGGGGTTATTCGCCAGCTTTGGCGACCGGGGTGGTGGCGGCCGGCGGTACACTCGGCATCATCGTGCCGCCGTCGTCGATCATGGTCATCTACGCCATCCTCAGCGAGCAGTTCATCGTCGATCTGTTCGTTGCGGCGATCATCCCCGCGATCATGGCGATCTCGTTCTATATGTTTGCCGTCATGGCCTATGTGTATTTCATCAATCCGAACGGTGGCCCGCCCGGACCGCGCGTGCCTTGGCCTGAGCGATGGCAGGTGATCAAGGCCAACTGGGGCGTGCTGCTGCTCGGAACGGTCGTTCTTGGCGGCATCTACAGCGGTATCTTTACCGTCAACGAGGCCGCAGCCGTGGGTGTCACGATCGCGCTTTTGTTCGCTATCGGCCGCAAGAGACTGACCTGGCGGTCTTTTCTGAGTGTCCTGGCAGAGGCCAGCGCGACGACTCTGATGATCTATATCATGATCGTCGGTGCCTCCATCTTTTCATATTTCATGTCCGTAACGCATGCACCGCAACGGTTGATCGAAGCCGTCGGCGCGCTGCAGCTGTCAGGGGTGCTGGTTGTCTCCATCCTGCTGCTCCTCTATCTCATCCTCGGGGCCATTTTCGACGAGGTTGCTGCGATGGTTGTGACCTTGCCGTTCGTGCTGCCGCTCATAAAGCATTTTAATTACGATCTTGTTTGGTGGGGCATCATCAACGTGACGGTCGTTGAGATCGGGCTCCTCGCGCCGCCGATCGGCCTCAGCGTCTTTGTCGTTCACGGAATGCGGAAGGACATCCCCTTGGGGACCATTTATGCCGGTATCACGCCGTTCTTGATTGCCGACGTGTTGCGTCTGGCGCTGCTGGTCATGTTTCCAGCACTCGCGCTCTACACTGTTCAGTTGTTGAAGTAG
- a CDS encoding helix-turn-helix domain-containing protein → MSSFGNVRSLERGLKVLEALNRFHGARAQQIARFVELPRPTVYRLLETMEHLGYVTRSEDAWTLTAQVKSLSAGFHDDVWVTRVASPILHELGREVLWPIDLVTFENDAMIIRETTHAESPFSIDRGMAGTHLPVLQTSGGRAYLAFCPDRDRELILARLRQSGQPSDAMAHDERLVQRILSETRQLGYGFRTEGFNPHTASISLPVLVEGRVLACITMIWIASALSFEEAVARNLDAIKRAVSRIKSLLDA, encoded by the coding sequence ATGAGCTCATTCGGCAATGTCCGCTCGCTTGAGCGGGGTCTCAAGGTTCTGGAAGCTCTCAACCGCTTTCACGGCGCCAGAGCCCAGCAGATCGCGCGTTTTGTCGAGTTGCCGCGACCGACAGTCTATCGCTTGCTCGAGACGATGGAGCATCTCGGTTATGTCACACGTAGCGAGGACGCCTGGACCCTGACCGCGCAGGTCAAGTCGCTCAGTGCAGGATTTCATGACGATGTCTGGGTCACACGAGTGGCCTCGCCTATCCTGCATGAACTCGGCCGTGAAGTTCTCTGGCCCATCGATCTCGTGACGTTTGAGAACGATGCGATGATTATCCGCGAGACAACTCACGCGGAAAGTCCGTTTTCGATCGACCGCGGCATGGCCGGAACGCACTTGCCCGTCCTGCAAACCTCGGGCGGCCGCGCTTACCTCGCATTCTGTCCGGATCGCGATCGGGAACTCATCCTGGCGCGGCTGCGCCAATCCGGACAACCAAGCGATGCGATGGCTCACGATGAGCGGTTAGTACAGCGAATCTTGAGTGAGACGCGTCAACTTGGTTACGGCTTCAGAACCGAGGGCTTCAACCCGCATACAGCCAGCATATCTTTACCGGTCCTGGTTGAAGGCCGAGTTCTGGCCTGTATCACCATGATTTGGATCGCATCTGCTTTAAGCTTCGAGGAGGCAGTCGCGCGCAATCTCGACGCGATCAAGCGCGCCGTTTCTCGAATAAAGTCTCTGCTGGACGCCTAA
- a CDS encoding TRAP transporter substrate-binding protein: MLKRLLSAAVFASLALANVTGAEAADPVTLRFSSFEPPQAFITSKILTPWAQKVTTESQGTLKIEMYPGGTLGRDPAAQLKLVLDGVADIAWIVPGYTPGRFDAATVVELPFVVPDAYTGSLALTRVFEKGLLKGGGFNDVKFLCVCANNPIFVNTTFPATKLEDLKGHNFRAAGPVSLNVVKSLGGVPIGGITGPALAENLTRGVIDATLNEWNALQTFRVLEVAKHQIILPLGSTSLMVIMNKAKYESLPPSARAALDKNSGEVFAKFFGAKFDENNSAVFETAKGDKKRTITVLNAQQQAPWKAAVQPAIEEWKKSTPDGDKLLKAFSDEVAAIQAVKK; encoded by the coding sequence ATGCTCAAACGACTACTTTCCGCTGCCGTTTTCGCTTCGCTCGCGCTGGCCAACGTGACCGGGGCGGAAGCCGCTGACCCGGTCACGCTTCGATTTTCGAGTTTCGAGCCCCCTCAGGCCTTCATCACCAGCAAAATTCTCACGCCCTGGGCCCAAAAAGTTACGACCGAATCGCAAGGTACGCTCAAGATTGAGATGTATCCTGGCGGTACGCTCGGCCGCGACCCCGCGGCACAGCTGAAGCTCGTGCTCGACGGCGTTGCCGATATTGCGTGGATCGTTCCGGGCTATACGCCCGGTCGTTTCGATGCGGCGACGGTCGTCGAACTGCCCTTCGTCGTGCCGGACGCCTACACCGGTTCGCTCGCACTCACACGCGTTTTCGAGAAAGGCCTCCTGAAAGGTGGCGGTTTCAATGACGTCAAATTTCTCTGCGTCTGCGCCAACAATCCGATCTTCGTGAATACGACGTTCCCCGCAACAAAGCTGGAAGACCTCAAGGGGCACAATTTCCGTGCAGCCGGCCCGGTTTCGCTCAATGTCGTCAAGTCACTCGGTGGCGTTCCGATCGGGGGCATAACCGGCCCGGCGCTGGCGGAGAACCTGACGCGCGGCGTCATAGACGCCACGCTCAACGAATGGAACGCACTGCAGACCTTCCGCGTGCTCGAGGTTGCTAAGCACCAGATCATCCTGCCGCTGGGCTCGACATCGCTGATGGTCATCATGAACAAGGCAAAATATGAAAGTTTGCCGCCGTCGGCCAGAGCTGCGCTCGACAAGAACTCGGGCGAGGTTTTCGCAAAGTTCTTCGGCGCCAAGTTCGATGAGAACAACAGCGCTGTCTTCGAAACGGCCAAGGGTGACAAGAAGCGCACCATCACGGTGCTTAACGCTCAGCAGCAGGCGCCATGGAAGGCCGCAGTGCAGCCCGCGATCGAGGAATGGAAAAAGTCCACGCCCGACGGCGACAAGCTGCTGAAGGCCTTCAGCGACGAGGTCGCCGCCATTCAGGCCGTGAAGAAGTAG
- a CDS encoding fumarylacetoacetate hydrolase family protein has translation MKLASFSHGGRASYGIVKDGGIVDLGKLIGAQYPDLKALLTAGPALLNQLRAQTSTIPIDEVTFLPVIPNPDKIFCAGLNYRSHVEETGRTASEKPVIFLRLAASQVGHGQPMICPAISDQFDYEGELAIVIGKPGRHISRDNALDHIAGYSCYNDGSLRDWQRHTSQWTPGKNFAATGAFGPWLVTADEIPDPTVLSLATRLNGQTVQSATVDLLIFSIPELIEYVSVWSELIPGDVIVTGTPGGVGFKRNPPLLMKAGDTVEVEISNIGTLSNPIELERN, from the coding sequence ATGAAGCTTGCTAGCTTCAGCCATGGCGGTCGCGCGTCTTATGGCATCGTCAAAGATGGCGGCATTGTCGACCTCGGCAAGCTGATTGGTGCGCAGTATCCGGATTTGAAAGCGTTACTGACGGCGGGGCCTGCCTTGCTTAACCAGTTGCGGGCGCAAACGTCGACGATTCCGATTGACGAGGTGACGTTTCTGCCGGTCATCCCGAACCCCGACAAGATTTTCTGCGCCGGCCTTAACTATCGCTCGCATGTCGAAGAGACCGGTCGGACCGCTTCGGAGAAGCCGGTGATTTTTCTGCGTCTCGCGGCGAGCCAGGTTGGGCACGGCCAGCCGATGATCTGCCCGGCCATTTCCGACCAGTTCGACTATGAAGGCGAACTTGCCATCGTCATTGGCAAACCTGGCCGACACATTTCGCGCGACAACGCGCTCGACCACATTGCCGGCTATTCATGCTACAATGACGGTTCGTTGCGCGACTGGCAACGGCACACGTCGCAATGGACGCCGGGCAAAAACTTTGCAGCAACAGGCGCTTTCGGGCCGTGGTTGGTGACAGCGGACGAGATCCCCGACCCAACCGTCCTGTCGCTCGCAACGCGTCTCAACGGTCAAACCGTGCAGAGCGCCACCGTCGATCTTCTGATCTTCTCGATACCTGAACTCATCGAATATGTGTCGGTCTGGAGCGAGCTGATACCCGGCGATGTGATCGTCACCGGCACGCCCGGTGGCGTGGGCTTCAAACGCAATCCGCCTTTGCTGATGAAGGCCGGCGATACAGTCGAGGTCGAGATTTCGAACATCGGGACACTCAGTAATCCTATCGAGCTTGAACGAAACTGA
- a CDS encoding 3-keto-5-aminohexanoate cleavage protein, whose amino-acid sequence MSRPVILTCALTGGAALSGKNPAVPVTPAEIAQQAVDAAKAGATIAHIHVREPGTGAPSMRIDLYSEVVDRIRQADCGILINLTTGPGARFIPGNDDPRIGDPASTLAVWQKRVEHIEALRPDICSLDVGSMNFGQHVFINTPADLKKMAEAIRKVNVKPEMETFELGHIRLAKHLIEQGLIEAPPLFQICLGIPWGAPATPEVMMAMRNELPGGAEWAAFGIGAMQFPMVAQAVLLGGHVRVGLEDNLYLRRGMPAPHNAALVERAVTIIEQLDRNVASPGEARAILKLGQPEDVRFMPTAGA is encoded by the coding sequence TTGTCGAGGCCTGTCATACTTACCTGCGCCTTGACCGGGGGCGCCGCGCTTTCCGGTAAGAATCCGGCGGTGCCGGTGACGCCTGCCGAGATCGCGCAGCAAGCCGTTGACGCGGCAAAGGCTGGCGCGACCATCGCGCATATCCACGTGCGCGAGCCGGGCACAGGCGCGCCGAGCATGCGCATCGATCTCTACAGCGAAGTGGTCGACCGCATCCGGCAAGCGGATTGCGGCATTTTGATCAACCTGACGACCGGGCCCGGCGCGCGATTTATTCCCGGGAACGACGATCCGCGTATCGGCGATCCAGCTTCGACGCTAGCCGTTTGGCAGAAGCGTGTTGAACACATCGAGGCGTTGAGACCCGACATCTGCAGCCTTGACGTCGGTAGCATGAACTTCGGGCAGCATGTTTTCATTAATACCCCGGCCGACTTGAAGAAGATGGCCGAGGCTATCCGAAAGGTGAACGTTAAACCGGAAATGGAAACCTTCGAGCTTGGCCACATTCGCCTTGCGAAACACCTGATTGAGCAGGGGCTGATCGAAGCGCCGCCGCTGTTTCAGATCTGCCTCGGCATTCCGTGGGGCGCTCCGGCGACGCCGGAAGTCATGATGGCAATGCGCAACGAATTGCCGGGCGGCGCCGAATGGGCAGCGTTCGGGATCGGTGCAATGCAGTTTCCCATGGTCGCGCAGGCCGTCCTCCTCGGCGGGCACGTACGCGTCGGCCTGGAAGATAACCTATATCTGCGCCGCGGCATGCCGGCGCCGCACAATGCCGCGCTGGTTGAACGGGCCGTCACAATCATCGAACAGCTTGATCGCAATGTCGCTTCGCCCGGAGAAGCGCGAGCCATACTCAAGCTCGGCCAACCCGAAGATGTCCGCTTCATGCCAACGGCCGGAGCCTGA
- a CDS encoding GMC family oxidoreductase: MATTSESAFDYVIVGGGAAGCVLAARLTENSNVTVCVLEAGPPDTNPLIRIPAGVIKLLFNPKVAWQFRTEGSPGTNGRPVFAPQGKTLGGSSSINGMIYNRGLPSDYNAWAQAGNKGWGYDDVLPYFKKSERRVGKGDDNIRGRSGPIPVTDNEWFTPLTEAFVAGVTGTGVPRNVDYNDGNQAGVGYMQRAIEHGRRVSAARGYLGQARGRVNLEVICRAQAERILFEGKRAVGVAFRQSTGGARRTIRARKEVIISAGSLNTPKLMQLSGIGPANVLQRLGVDPVHVLPGVGRNLSDHFGVRTVVEIKGAATANELSRGPRLGWEVAKWLMGRPSILGLSSSLAYVFGQSQAGLDQPDLQFVFTPISFKAGLFGVLDDFPGISLGVWPHRPHSRGYVEARSTNAFEDPIIQPNYLADSYDQRTIVAGIRQTRKFLGTPEFSKYVVRESVPGPALEGDDELLDFARQTGSTIYHFCGTSRMGPATDVNAVVDDHLRVHGVERLRIVDASIMPDVPSGNTYAPTLMLSEKGADLIRQDAAKL, from the coding sequence ATGGCCACTACGTCTGAATCCGCCTTCGATTACGTAATCGTCGGAGGCGGGGCCGCTGGCTGCGTCTTGGCGGCACGGTTGACGGAGAACTCTAACGTCACGGTCTGCGTTCTTGAGGCGGGTCCGCCGGACACCAATCCGCTCATCCGCATTCCGGCCGGCGTCATCAAGCTGCTCTTCAATCCGAAGGTTGCGTGGCAGTTCAGAACCGAAGGAAGTCCGGGCACAAACGGCCGGCCTGTGTTCGCGCCGCAGGGCAAGACGCTGGGAGGGTCATCCTCCATCAATGGCATGATCTACAATCGCGGCTTGCCATCGGACTACAACGCGTGGGCTCAGGCCGGTAACAAAGGCTGGGGGTATGACGACGTTCTGCCCTACTTCAAGAAATCCGAGCGGCGTGTCGGAAAGGGCGACGATAATATCCGCGGGCGTAGCGGGCCAATTCCGGTCACAGACAATGAATGGTTCACGCCGCTGACCGAAGCGTTTGTCGCGGGCGTGACCGGGACAGGCGTGCCGCGCAATGTTGACTACAACGACGGCAATCAGGCCGGCGTCGGTTACATGCAGCGGGCGATCGAGCATGGACGGCGGGTCAGCGCCGCTCGCGGCTATTTAGGGCAGGCCCGTGGTCGAGTGAATCTCGAAGTCATTTGCCGTGCCCAGGCCGAACGAATTTTATTCGAGGGCAAGAGGGCGGTTGGTGTCGCCTTCCGCCAATCCACCGGTGGCGCGCGGCGGACGATCCGAGCGAGAAAAGAGGTCATTATCTCGGCGGGCTCGCTGAACACGCCGAAGCTGATGCAGCTTTCGGGCATCGGTCCCGCGAACGTCTTGCAGCGTCTCGGCGTCGATCCGGTCCACGTCCTGCCGGGGGTGGGACGAAATCTGTCTGATCATTTCGGCGTCCGCACAGTCGTCGAGATCAAGGGTGCCGCGACGGCCAATGAGCTGTCGCGCGGCCCGCGGCTTGGCTGGGAGGTCGCCAAATGGCTCATGGGGCGGCCGAGCATTCTCGGTCTGAGTTCCTCGCTGGCCTACGTGTTCGGTCAGTCGCAGGCTGGTCTCGATCAGCCGGACCTTCAATTCGTCTTTACCCCGATCAGCTTCAAGGCCGGATTGTTCGGTGTTCTTGACGATTTCCCGGGCATCTCGCTCGGCGTCTGGCCCCATCGTCCGCACAGCCGCGGTTACGTCGAGGCGCGGTCGACTAATGCCTTCGAAGACCCCATCATTCAGCCGAACTATCTTGCAGATTCCTACGATCAACGGACGATCGTTGCGGGCATTCGCCAGACACGCAAATTTCTCGGCACGCCTGAATTCTCGAAGTATGTGGTTCGCGAAAGCGTACCGGGGCCCGCGCTTGAAGGCGACGATGAGCTTCTGGACTTCGCGCGGCAGACGGGTTCGACGATCTATCATTTCTGCGGCACGAGCCGGATGGGTCCCGCGACTGACGTCAATGCGGTCGTCGACGACCATCTCCGTGTCCACGGCGTGGAACGCCTCCGTATTGTTGATGCATCGATCATGCCGGACGTGCCGTCGGGCAACACGTACGCGCCTACGCTGATGCTCAGCGAGAAGGGCGCCGATCTCATCAGGCAGGACGCCGCCAAACTCTAA